The sequence ATATTTCGTCCACTCTTTTTAGATTTTTTAAAAATCTTATCACACTGTTAATCAGCACTTTAGACATTTTAAGCGTATCATTTCGTCCACTTTTCGCTCTGTGCTGCCAAATGCGAGCATTAAAATTAATTATCTTTGCAGCAGAAAATCCTAATAGGGTATATTCTAACTTAACATTAACATTTAATAAAACCAAAGTATGAAGAAAAGCAGGTTAGTAATGATGTTTCTGGCACTTATGGTGACCATGACATCTTGGGCCCAGGGAATCGTGGGCACTGTGATTGACGACCAGGGCGAGACCGTTATCGGTGCTTCGGTCGTTGAAAAAGGTAATCCTCAGAATGGTACTATTACCGACTTTAATGGAAACTTCACCATTAAGGTTAACGAGGGCGCTACTATCGTAGTAAGTTACATTGGTTATGTAACCCAAGAACTAAAAGCAACCCGCAACATGCGTGTGGTGCTGAAAGAAGATGCACAGACTCTGCAGGACGTAGTTGTTATCGGCTACGGTGTGCAGAAGAAGAGCGTGGTAACAGCCTCAATCGCCAAGGTTAGCTCGGATGACCTGGAGGGTAAGACACGTCTGCGTGCCGATGATGCCCTGAAAGGTCTGGCTGCTGGTGTAAACGTTACATCTGCCAACGGACAGCCTGGTTCACAGTCGATGATTCGCGTGCGCGGTACAGGTACTATTAATGATACCAACCCGCTGTACATTATCGATGGCATGCCTACCGACCAGTACGGTCTGGAGAGCGTTAACCCTTACGATATCGAGAGTATCGAGGTACTGAAGGATGCGGCATCAGGTGCCATCTATGGTGCTCGTGCTGCCAACGGTGTCATCCTCGTTACTACTAAGAAAGGTAAAGTGGGTAAGGCTCAGATCAACTATAACTTCAGCTACGGTTGGCAGAGCGCCTGGAAGCATCGCGACGTGACCAGTGCTACCGACTATGCCATCCTGCAGAACGAGAAATACGTGAACGGCGGACAGGCTCCTTTGTATGCCGATCCTTATAACCTGACCGATGCCAACGGTAACAAGATTACCGGTTTTGGTACCGATTGGCAGGAACTGCTGTTTAACGATAACGCCCCTGTAGTACAGCACGACGTATCGGTTAGCGGTGCTACCGAAAAGGTAAACTACTACCTGTCGCTGGGTTACTACACTCAGGATGGTATCGTGGGTGGTAACTACGGCCGCTCTAACTACGACCGTTTGACCATCAACTCAAACAACCAGTTCAACCTGTTCGACGACTCAAAGGAGCGCAACTTCCTGAACAAACTGGACATCAGCGCAAACCTCTCTTATATGCGCACACATAGCACAGGTATCGACACCAACTCTACATGGGGTTCGCCCCTGGGTTCGGCCCTGTACCTGGCTCCCACACTGCCCGTAACACTCACTGGTGCTGTGGCTCAGGATATGATTGACCGTTACAGCGCTTACGACCTTTATCGCGACGAGAACGGCAATCCTTATACTATTCCCAACTACGTAGGTAGCTATCAGGAGCAGAACAACCCCATCGCCATGATGCAGGGTAACCCCAGCCGCGGCTGGAGTCATAAGTTCAGACCTAAGTTTGCTATCGATCTGCAGATCTGGGACAACCTGAAGTACCACTTCACCTGGAGTGCCGAGCAGAGTTTCTGGGGCAGCGAGGGTGCTACCGTATCAAAGTACTACCTCTCTGGTAACAACAACAGCGACCACACATCGGCTTCAGCCGAGAAGGCCGACGCTACACAGTGGCAGGTTGAGAACACGCTGACTTACGACAAAGAGTTTGGCAAGCACTCTATCGGTGTAGTACTGGGTCAGAGCGCCCTGAAGTACAAGGGTAGCTACGTAGGTGCATCGCACTGGAACCTGATTAACGTAAACAAGCCTTATGTTGACTACACCACTGGTGGTAGCATTGAGACCACTACCGATGCCGACGGCCACATTACAGGTGTTAAGAGTCTGGTTAGCGGTTGGGCTGGTCCTAACGTAGAGCATCACCTGGCTTCGCTCTTTGCCCGTTTGAGCTACAACTACGACGAGAAGTACATGTTCCAGGGCACCATCCGCCGCGATGGTTCAAGCCGCTTCGGATCAAACAACAAATATGGTGTGTTCCCCTCATTCTCTATCGGTTGGAACATCATGAACGAGGACTTCATGAAGAACACCAGCGACTGGCTCAGCAACCTGAAGTTCCGCGCCAGCTGGGGTAAGAACGGTAACGAGAACATCGGTGACTTCCGCTACACCGTGCTCACCACCACTGGTGGCACAAGCAACTACTACTTTGGCCGTCAGGGCGTGATGAATTACGGTTCGAAGGCCAACGGACTGGCTAACGAGAACCTGAAGTGGGAGGAGAGTGAGCAGACCGACCTGGGTATCGACCTGGGCCTGTGGAACAACAAGCTTACATTTACTGTTGACTACTATATCAAGAAGACCAATGGTATGCTGATGACCATGCCTATCCCAAGCTACGTAGGTGAGACCAAGCCTATCGGTAACGTGGGCGACATGGAGAATAAGGGTATCGAGTTTGAGCTGGGTTACAAGTTCAACATTGCCGATGCACACTTTGCCATTAAGGCCAACGCATCGCACCTGAAGAACACCCTGAAGAACCTGGGTAACGATACTGGCTTCCTGAACTACGGTATCAGTCAGTTCAGCGATGGTGGCACACGTGCCGAGAACGGTCAGCCTTTCCCATACTTCTATGGTTACAAGACTGCAGGTGTACTGCAGAACCAGGCCGAGGCCGATGCTTACAATGCTAAGAATCACGCTTCGTCGGTTCCTGGCGACCTGATCTTCGTGGATGTAAACGGTGATGGCTACATTACCAGCGACGACCGTACCAAGATTGGTAAGCCAACACCCGACTGGACTTACGGTTTGAACCTGAATGCCGATTGGAAGGGCTTCGACTTCAACATCTTCTTCCAGGGCGTTTATGGTGCCGATATCTTCGACGCTACCTGGCGCCAGGATATCGCATCGGGTAACTACCCAACTTGGGTGCTGCAGCGCTGGACCGGCGAGGGCACATCAAACAAGATTCCTATGCTGAAGCTGGGCGACAGCAAGAACTGGGTGGTTAGCGACATCTACGTACAGGACGGCAGCTACCTGCGCCTGAAGAACATCTCATTGGGTTACACACTGCCTAAGCAGCTTACCAAGCGTGTAAACATCGAGCGATTCCGCGTGTATGTTCGCGCCGAGAACCTCTTCACCTGGACCAAGTACTGGGGATTCGATCCTGAGATCGGTTCTGGCAGCACATCAATGGGTGTAGATTACGGTGTATATCCACAGGCACGCATCTTTACTGTAGGTTGCAACCTCTCGCTGTAAAATGTAAAAATGTAATAATGTAAAAATAAAAGAATTGAAGTATTATGAATACGAAGATATATAAAACACTGTTCGCTGGAGTAGTAGCCGTATCGCTGACTGCTTGTAACGACAGTTTCCTGGAGGTAGAGAACCCCACTGGTGAGCCTCTGGAGGAATATTACATGACCGACGAGCACCTGAGCGAGGCTTGCACATCGGCCTATGCCCCACTGCACTGGCCCGACTGGGACGGAACAGCCTATAACGACCTGACTTGCGACGCCGAGATTATGGGCGACGACTTCTGGGTTGGTGGTTCGAGCATCAGCGACAACCAGCACTGGCACAAGCTGTTCAACTTTGAGGGCGACGGCAACAACACCCTGGGTACTCTTTGGGGCGACTTCTACAGCGGTATCAAGCGTTGTAACGACGTGATTAAGTACTGCTCATGGGGTGGCGGCAACGAAAAGAACCGCACATCGTACGAGATGCAGGCCCGTCTGCTCCGCGTGTACTATTATAATATTCTGTGGCACTACTACGGCAACGTTCCTTTCTATCTGGAGAACCTGAGCGAGCCTTACACAGCCCCACAGATTACTGCTGATGAGATTTATGCACAGCTGCTGCCTGAGCTCGAGGCCATCATCGCTTCGAACGTGCTGCCTATGCGTTGGGATGCAGCCAACGAGGGTCGCGTATCACAGGCTATGGCCTACATGCTGTATGCCGAGATGGTAATGTACCAGAACGACGCAGCCCGCTATCCTACTGCTCTTACTTACATGAAGCAGATTATCGGCGACAGCAACTACTCGCTGAATCCCGACTTCAAGGATCTGTTCTCAGAGAACGGTGAGATGTGCTCAGAGAGCATTTTTGAGATTACTTACGACGACGATAACGCCCAGCGCGACTGGGGCACACCACTGCATGCAGGTGGTACCGTATTCCCTACACTCTGCTCGCCTAACGGTTGGGCTGGTGGCGAAGGCTGGGACAGCGGTAACGACGGTTGGGGCTTCCTGCCCATGCGCTTAGAGGCCTACAATATGTATGCCGATAACGACAAGCGTCGCGATGTTACCTGCTGGGACGTTCGTGGCTACACCTATACCGAGCGTTATCAGGACACTCACATCTGGCACGGTAAGTATCGTCCACAGAGTGCCAACAATCAGGACTGTCCTACATCAAAGAACCTGAACTACAATAACAACAAGCGCATCTACCGCTATGCCGAGACCCTGCTGAATGCAGCCGAGCTACTGTTGCAGACAGGTGGCAGCGCAACCGAGGCCACTGGTTATGTTAACGAGGTTCGTACACGTGCAGGTCTTGCTAACCTGAGCAGCGTTACTATCGACGACGTACTGAATGAGCGTCACCTGGAGTTCTGCGGTGAGGGCAAGCGTTACTTCGACCTGGTTCGTGCCGAGGGTATCAGCGGTGCCACCGAAAAGGCTACCCTGAAGCTGGTTCCCGACACCTACGGCTATCGTACTAACACCTGGAGTGCCAGCAAGAAGCACATTCCTCTGTCACAGAGCGAGCTTGATGCCGACCCAACACTGGTGCAGAACAACTATTAATATTAAACATTAATGATTAAACATTAAAAAGATTATGAAGAATCTGATTAAATATACAATGGGTGCGCTGGCAGCAGGTGTGATGATGACCGCCTGCTCGCCCGAAAAATTCGACGGCGCCGACCCCAATGGTATTCCATCGGTAAGCGGTGTTGACTTCAACATCAGCGTCGATCAGGAAACCAACCAGATGATTGCCAACTACACCCCACAGCCAGGCACATACCCCATCTGGATTATCAACGGCAACACCTACTCTACACTGCAGGAGGTGGGATTCCAGAATCCTGAGGCCGGCACCTATACTATCGACATGAAATTGGGCAACCGCAATGGTTTCAGTCAGGGTGTCATCAGCAAGACATTCACTTTCAACGAGACTAAGATTGACTACTCTGCCGATTTCCGTCGTATCTGCGACAAGGAGTGGCGTATAGCCAACAAGGAGCAGGGACACCTGGGCTGCGGCCCTGCCGGAACAGCTGCCACCGAATGGTGGAGTGCTGCTCCCAACGATAAGAAGGACTTTGGTGTTTACGACGACCGCATCACCTTTACAGCCACCACACGCAAGGGCGGTAGCTATACCTACAATGCTGGTGCCGACGGTAACACCTATGTGAATAAGGGCGTAACCAAATGGAACACCCAGAACGACAATGCCGACGTAGATGTAGCTGTGGGCAACCAGACATCAAGCTGGAGCTTCGAGATCTACGACTGGGAGGATGCCGAGGGCAACGTGACCAAGCAGACCTACATCCAGCTGGCCGACAACACCGCATTCCCCTACATCTCGAGCGACGCTCAGTACGAGAATCCTAAGTTCCGTATCGAGACCCTCACAGCCACCAAGCTGGTGCTGGTTTACGACGCTCCTGATCGCGGTATTGCATGGCGCTACATCCTGACAAGCGCTCCTGATGAGCGCCTCGTTGAGGAGCAGGGATTCGATGCCAACAGCGACTTCAACCTCTGGAAGGGCATCACTCCTAACGCCACATTCTACTTCAACCCAGGTTGGGGCACAGAGCGCACTGGCGAGATGGAAGCTGGCTACACTGGTGGAAACAACGACTACACCGTGACAGTTCCCGATGCTTGCTCAGACCGCTGGCAGGCTCAGTTCCACCTCCACACCGACCTGAATCTGAAGGCTGGAACCAACTACGACTTCTCTGTTATCTTCAATGCTGATAAGGATATCGACGGTGTGACTGTTAAGCTCACCGACGAGGCAGATGCCGATGCTATCATCGACGTAGCCGACGTGAACCTCAAGGCTGGTCAGGATATCGTATTCTGGCAGAGCGACATAGCAGGTAAGGACCTTTCTAAGGTGAAGTTGGTATTCGACTTCGGTCATGCTACCGGTGCTACCAAGATCAACGTAAGCAACGTGGTTATCAAGGATCACGCTAACGACGATGGTACCATCGTTTCAGGTGGTGGCGAAGAGGGCGAGAAGCCTGTGATGGATTGGAACTATGAGAGCGGCGCCAACCTTTGGAAGGCTGTTGACGATGGTACAGTAGCTAGCGAGTTCGCTTACTGGTTTGCTGATGACAGCTGGACACAGATTACAAGCCCAGTATGTACACACAGCGGCGACACTTACGAGCTCACCATGCCTGATGGTATCGGTGGCAGCCAGTGGCAGGGCCAGTTCCATATCGACACCAAGCTTACAGCAAGTGCATCAAAGGCCTATAATTTCTACTGTGTATTAGAGGCCGACAACGACTGCGCTGGTGTTACCTTCAAGCTCACCGACGGTGGCGATTCTAACTTCCTGCTCGAGGAGCGCATCCCTGTTAAGGCCGACGAGCCACTCATCGTGAAGCGCGAGGGCCTGACACTGAAGGATGGTGCTGATGCCGACCAGCTGCGCATGTTCTTCGACTTTGGTGGTACACCTGCTGGCACTCACGTGAAGATCAGCAAGATCTATCTCGAAGAGGCTGTAGTTCTGAACTACGACGATGCCAGCAACCTGTGGAAGGGTGTTGACGATGGTTCAGTAAAGAGCACATTCGCCTACTGGTTCGCTAACGACGCTTGGACAGAGCTGGCCAACCAGCCTGTAGCTACTCGCAACGGCGACACTGTTGAGCTCACTCTCCCAGAAGGAATGGGTGGCAGCCAGTGGCAGGGTCAGTTCCATATCGACACCGAGCTGACAGCCAAGGCCAACAAGGAGTATCACTTCCAGGTGGTAGTAACTGCTGATGCCGACTGCCCAGGCGTGACCATCAAGCTCACCGACAGTGGCGATAGCAACTTCTTCTGCGAGGGTCGTCACGACATCAAGGCCGACGAGCCTTACACATTCACACTGAAGAATGCAACACTGAAGGAGGGTACTGATGCATCGGCAATCCGTCTGTTCTTCGACTTCGGAGGATCAACACCTGGTACAAAGGTGAAGATTAGTAAGATTGTCTTTAAAGAGGCATAACAAATAAAAAAATTGAATAATTAATGAAACGTTACATGTTTAACACTCTATTGCTCGCGCTCACCGCAGTCTTTACTGGCTGCGGTGGGGGTGGCGATGATCCACAACCCGCTGCTCCAACGATCACCGTATCGCAGGAGAGCATCAATGCACCTGCCGAAGGAGGCAGCTACACAATTAACGTTACCACCACTGGAAAAGAGTGGGGTGTTTATGCCGATGGCGACTTCGTGAAGGCCACGGCTCAGTATGCTAACAATGCGGTGGCTGTGACCATCGACGAGAACCCTAATACCACGGAGCGTACAGGTAACGTCATCATTATGTCGGGTACTGCCCGTAAGAACATCACAGTGACTCAGGCCGCTGCTGCAAAGCCTGCCTACAACGCCCCCGAAGGTTACACACTGGTATGGCAGGACGAGTTCGAAGGCACCAGCAATCAGCTGAATGCCGCCGACTGGACCCACGAGGTGAAGAACTCAGGTTGGGTGAACCACGAACTGCAGAACTATGTGAACCAAAAAACGCCAGAGGGCCAGTTGGTGACCGAGGTTAAGAACGGCACCCTGCGCATCACCGCACGCAAGGAGAACGGAAAGGTTTACTCTGGTCGTGTGTATGCCAAGGTAAAAGAGGGCTGGACCTACGGCTATATCGAGGCCAGCATCAAACTGCCAAAGGGCAAGGGCACATGGCCTGCCTTCTGGATGATGCCTGTGAACTTCAAGTCATGGCCTGCTGATGGCGAGATTGATATCATGGAAGAGGTGGGCTATCACCCAAACTACGTATCATCAAGTCTGCATGCCAATGCCCATGTACACTCTAACAATACGCAGGTAACCCACGAGATGAAGTGCGATGGTGCCGAAGGCGAATTCCACACCTACGCTATCCTGTGGACAGCCAAGAACATCACCACCTATGTGGATGGTAAGGTTCAGTTGAGCTACGACAACCGCGGACTGGGTCGCGACGACTGGCCCTACGATGATCCGTTCTACGTGATCCTCAACCTGGCTTGGGGTGGCGATTGGGGTGGCGCTCAAGGCGTTGACGAGAGTGCATTGCCAGCCACCATGGAAGTAGATTACGTGCGTGTATTCCAGAAGAAATAAATGAAACCAAAATTAATACTCTCTATTTTGTTGACGATTGCCTGGGCTGGCCCTGTGCTGGCCCAGCAATATCAACAACTCACCGATGTACCAACGGTGTATATCGAGACGGAGAACGGTCAGAACATCACCAGTAAGGAAGAGTACATCATATGTACCTTTACGATGGTGGATGGCGACAACACGCTCCGACTCGAGAACACACAGATAAGAGGACGAGGCAACTCATCGTGGTGGAATTCTGACAAGAAACCCTACCGAGTTAAGTTCGACAAAAAGCAAACACTGTTAGGTGAGGACTTTGCGAAAGCCAAAAGTTGGACCTTGCTGGCCAATCACGGCGACAAGACCATGATTCGCAATGCCCTGACTTATCAACTCGGACGTTTCATCGGCATGAAGTTCTGTCCAGCTGCCAAGTTCATCGATCTTTATCTTAATGGCAAATACCGCGGAACCTACCAGATTAGCGACCAGGTGCAGGTGCACAAAAAGCGCGTTGAGGTAGATGAGGACAACGGTTGGCTGCTGGAGGTGGCCAACGAGAACTCGCGCGAGGAGCCCTACATCACATCCACCCGCTACGGCATCATGTACAACATCAAGAATCCTGATGACGAGCTGCTCACCATGGATAAGCGCATCGCCATCGGACAGTGGCTGGAGGCCTTCGAGAAGGCTGTGGCCAGCAATGACTACAAGGACTCCGAGAAAGGTTATCGCGCCTATATCGATGAGACCGATTTTATTAACTGGTACGTAGGCGCTGAGCTCACGGGCAACATCGATGCACTTTACAGCATCTACATGTACAAGGAGGCCGACGAACAGAAGATGCACTTCGGACCGCTGTGGGACCTTGACTTGGGCTACGACAATAGTTCGGAAAAGAGTCTGCTGCGACAGATGGAGGCCTACTTAGGCTTGTGGAACCGTCCATTCGAAAAAATTCTGCAGCGCCTGTGGCTCGACCCTTGGTTTGCCAAGGCTTGCAACGACCGCCTGAACGCGCTGGTAGAAGCCGGACTGCAGCAGCACCTGATGGCATCTATCGACAGTTTGCGTGGTGCCATCTGGCAGACACAGGCTCAGAATTTCAAGGTGTGGCCCATCAACCAGCAGGTGTACGACTGGGAGAAGCACAAGTACCACAACGACTACGACAGCTACATCAGCGATCTGAAGGCGTTTGTGAACACTCATATCCCCTACCTGCAGGAGGCCTTCGCCCAGAAGTTGAGTGCCACCGGTATTACACCTGCCAAGACAACAGAAAAGAACAGCAGCACCCTCTACGACCTGCAGGGCCGAAAGGTGCAACAACCCAATAAAAAAGGAATATACATCCAGAACAGACAAATCATAACAAAACAATGAAGAAAGCATTCGTTTATCTCTTTGCGCTCCTGCTGATGGCCTGCAACATGGGCAAGCAGAACAATACCAATGGGTTCGTCACCATCAACGGCCACGACCTCATCAAGCCCAACGGTGAGAAACTCCTGATTCAGGGCACCAACCTGGGCAACTGGTTGAACCCCGAGGGTTACATGTTCGGTTTCGGACGTACCAACTCGGCGTGGATGATCGACCTGATGATGAAAGAGGCCGTGGGTCCCGATGCCACTGCCGAGTTCTGGCAGCAGTTCAAGGATAACTACGTGACACGTAAGGATATCGACTTCATTGCCAATCAGGGTGCCAACACCATTCGTCTGCCTTTCAACTACAAGCTGTTCTGCGACGAGGATTACATGGGACAGACAGGCAAGAAGGATGGCTACGCACGCATCGACTCGGTCATCACCTGGTGCAAGGCCAACAACCTGTATCTGATTCTGGATATGCACGACTGTCCAGGCGGACAGACGGGCGATAACATCGACGACGGACACGGTTACCCCTGGTTGTTCGAAAGTGAGAAGTGCCAACAGCAGTTCTGCAATATCTGGCGCGAGATAGCCTATCGCTATCGCAGCGAGACCACCATTCTGGGCTACGAACTGATGAACGAGCCCATCGCTCACTATTTTGCCAACAAGGACTCGCTCTACCAATTGTTGCAGCCGGTATATAAAAAGGCGGTAGAGGCCATCCGACAGGTAGATAAAAACCACATCATCCTGCTGGGCGGTGCCCACTGGAACAGCTTTTTCTGGATGCTGAACGACAGCACCTACGACGATAAGCTGATGTACACCTGCCACCGTTACGGCGGTCCTGCCACCAAAGAGGCCATCACCCACTACATCAATTTCCGCGACTCCATCAACCGTCCGATGTATATGGGCGAGTTCGGTCACAACACCATGGAGTGGCAGCGCGACTTTGTGAAGGTGCTGAAGGAGAACAACATCGGTTACACCTTCTGGCCTTATAAAAAGGTAGATGAGTCGTGCATGATGGGCATCAAGCGCCCCAAGGGTTGGGATAGCATCGTGGTGAAATATGCCGAGACATCGCGCAACACCTATCAAGAATGGCGCGAGGCACGCCCCAATCAGGCTCAGTTCCGCCAGCTGCTCAAGCAGTTTGCCGAGAACTGTCGCATCGAGAACTGCAAACCACAGGCGGAGTATATCCAAAGCATGGGGATGGGGAAATTGAAAAAAAAAGGTGAGAAGGTGAGAAAATGAACAATAAAACTAATTATAGAATGAAGAAATTTATCATGTCAGCACTACTGATTGGCGCTACTGCAGCGGCACAGGCTCAAAGCATACCTGTGTATCTCGACGAAAGTAAACCCATCGAGCAGCGCATCGACGACGCACTCAGTCGAATGACACTCGAGGAGAAGATTGCCGTGATTCACGCGCAGTCAAAGTTTTCAAGCCCTGGTGTAAAACGTCTGGGATTCCCCGACCTGTGGACCGACGACGGTCCTCACGGTGTGCGCCCCGATGTACTGTGGGACGAGTGGGAACAGGCCGGTCAGACCAACGACTCATGCGTGGCCTTCCCTGCCCTCACCTGTCTGGCTGCCACCTGGAATCCCCAGTTGGCCCGCATGTATGGCGAGAATCTGGCCGAAGAAGCACTCTATCGCAACAAGAGCGTGATGCTGGGCCCTGGCGTGAATATCTATCGCACCCCACTGGGCGGTCGTAACTTCGAGTATATGGGCGAAGACCCCTGGTTGGCCTCACGCATGGTGGTGCCCTACGTACAGGGACTGCAGTCGAAAGGTGTAGCAGCCTGCGTGAAGCACTATGCCCTGAACAACGACGAGGAGTATCGTCATCAGGTGAACGTGATTGTGAGCGACCGTGCACTGCACGAGATTTATCTGCCAGCCTTCAAGGCTGCTGTGCAGGAGGGTGGTGCCTGGAGCATCATGGGTGCCTACAACCTGTATCAGAACCAGCACAACTGTCATAACGCCACGATGCTGAACAAGATCCTGAAGAAGGACTGGGGCTTCGACGGTGTGGTGATCAGCGACTGGGGTGGTTGCCACGACACTGAGGAAGCCATCAACAACGGTCTCGACCTGGAGTTCGGCTCATGGACCAACGGTCTGAGCGAGGGCACCTCTAATGCCTACGACAACTACTATCTGGCAGTGCCATACAAGAAGCTCATCCAGGAGGGAAAATATACCACCAAGGAGCTCGACGAGAAGGTGCGCCGTGTGCTGCGCCTGTTCTATCGCACCACGATGAACCGCCACAAGCCCTATGGATTCCTGTGCAGCGAGAGTCACTATCAGACTGCGCTCAAGATTGCTCAGGAGGGTATTGTGCTGCTGAAAAATGATAAAATTAATGAATTAAAAAATGAACCCCTTTTGCCGCTCAACCTGCAGAAGATGAAGCGCATCCTCGTTGTGGGCGAGAATGCCATCAAGATGATGACTGTGGGCGGTGGTTCGTCGTCGCTCAAGGCCCAAAAGGAGATTCTGCCTCTCGACGGCATCAAGGCCCGTTTTGCTGATGCCGAGGTGGATTTCGTTCGCGGTTACGTGGG is a genomic window of Xylanibacter ruminicola 23 containing:
- a CDS encoding SusC/RagA family TonB-linked outer membrane protein, with product MKKSRLVMMFLALMVTMTSWAQGIVGTVIDDQGETVIGASVVEKGNPQNGTITDFNGNFTIKVNEGATIVVSYIGYVTQELKATRNMRVVLKEDAQTLQDVVVIGYGVQKKSVVTASIAKVSSDDLEGKTRLRADDALKGLAAGVNVTSANGQPGSQSMIRVRGTGTINDTNPLYIIDGMPTDQYGLESVNPYDIESIEVLKDAASGAIYGARAANGVILVTTKKGKVGKAQINYNFSYGWQSAWKHRDVTSATDYAILQNEKYVNGGQAPLYADPYNLTDANGNKITGFGTDWQELLFNDNAPVVQHDVSVSGATEKVNYYLSLGYYTQDGIVGGNYGRSNYDRLTINSNNQFNLFDDSKERNFLNKLDISANLSYMRTHSTGIDTNSTWGSPLGSALYLAPTLPVTLTGAVAQDMIDRYSAYDLYRDENGNPYTIPNYVGSYQEQNNPIAMMQGNPSRGWSHKFRPKFAIDLQIWDNLKYHFTWSAEQSFWGSEGATVSKYYLSGNNNSDHTSASAEKADATQWQVENTLTYDKEFGKHSIGVVLGQSALKYKGSYVGASHWNLINVNKPYVDYTTGGSIETTTDADGHITGVKSLVSGWAGPNVEHHLASLFARLSYNYDEKYMFQGTIRRDGSSRFGSNNKYGVFPSFSIGWNIMNEDFMKNTSDWLSNLKFRASWGKNGNENIGDFRYTVLTTTGGTSNYYFGRQGVMNYGSKANGLANENLKWEESEQTDLGIDLGLWNNKLTFTVDYYIKKTNGMLMTMPIPSYVGETKPIGNVGDMENKGIEFELGYKFNIADAHFAIKANASHLKNTLKNLGNDTGFLNYGISQFSDGGTRAENGQPFPYFYGYKTAGVLQNQAEADAYNAKNHASSVPGDLIFVDVNGDGYITSDDRTKIGKPTPDWTYGLNLNADWKGFDFNIFFQGVYGADIFDATWRQDIASGNYPTWVLQRWTGEGTSNKIPMLKLGDSKNWVVSDIYVQDGSYLRLKNISLGYTLPKQLTKRVNIERFRVYVRAENLFTWTKYWGFDPEIGSGSTSMGVDYGVYPQARIFTVGCNLSL
- a CDS encoding RagB/SusD family nutrient uptake outer membrane protein; the protein is MNTKIYKTLFAGVVAVSLTACNDSFLEVENPTGEPLEEYYMTDEHLSEACTSAYAPLHWPDWDGTAYNDLTCDAEIMGDDFWVGGSSISDNQHWHKLFNFEGDGNNTLGTLWGDFYSGIKRCNDVIKYCSWGGGNEKNRTSYEMQARLLRVYYYNILWHYYGNVPFYLENLSEPYTAPQITADEIYAQLLPELEAIIASNVLPMRWDAANEGRVSQAMAYMLYAEMVMYQNDAARYPTALTYMKQIIGDSNYSLNPDFKDLFSENGEMCSESIFEITYDDDNAQRDWGTPLHAGGTVFPTLCSPNGWAGGEGWDSGNDGWGFLPMRLEAYNMYADNDKRRDVTCWDVRGYTYTERYQDTHIWHGKYRPQSANNQDCPTSKNLNYNNNKRIYRYAETLLNAAELLLQTGGSATEATGYVNEVRTRAGLANLSSVTIDDVLNERHLEFCGEGKRYFDLVRAEGISGATEKATLKLVPDTYGYRTNTWSASKKHIPLSQSELDADPTLVQNNY
- a CDS encoding family 16 glycosylhydrolase — its product is MKRYMFNTLLLALTAVFTGCGGGGDDPQPAAPTITVSQESINAPAEGGSYTINVTTTGKEWGVYADGDFVKATAQYANNAVAVTIDENPNTTERTGNVIIMSGTARKNITVTQAAAAKPAYNAPEGYTLVWQDEFEGTSNQLNAADWTHEVKNSGWVNHELQNYVNQKTPEGQLVTEVKNGTLRITARKENGKVYSGRVYAKVKEGWTYGYIEASIKLPKGKGTWPAFWMMPVNFKSWPADGEIDIMEEVGYHPNYVSSSLHANAHVHSNNTQVTHEMKCDGAEGEFHTYAILWTAKNITTYVDGKVQLSYDNRGLGRDDWPYDDPFYVILNLAWGGDWGGAQGVDESALPATMEVDYVRVFQKK
- a CDS encoding CotH kinase family protein, producing MKPKLILSILLTIAWAGPVLAQQYQQLTDVPTVYIETENGQNITSKEEYIICTFTMVDGDNTLRLENTQIRGRGNSSWWNSDKKPYRVKFDKKQTLLGEDFAKAKSWTLLANHGDKTMIRNALTYQLGRFIGMKFCPAAKFIDLYLNGKYRGTYQISDQVQVHKKRVEVDEDNGWLLEVANENSREEPYITSTRYGIMYNIKNPDDELLTMDKRIAIGQWLEAFEKAVASNDYKDSEKGYRAYIDETDFINWYVGAELTGNIDALYSIYMYKEADEQKMHFGPLWDLDLGYDNSSEKSLLRQMEAYLGLWNRPFEKILQRLWLDPWFAKACNDRLNALVEAGLQQHLMASIDSLRGAIWQTQAQNFKVWPINQQVYDWEKHKYHNDYDSYISDLKAFVNTHIPYLQEAFAQKLSATGITPAKTTEKNSSTLYDLQGRKVQQPNKKGIYIQNRQIITKQ
- a CDS encoding glycoside hydrolase family 5 protein, whose product is MKKAFVYLFALLLMACNMGKQNNTNGFVTINGHDLIKPNGEKLLIQGTNLGNWLNPEGYMFGFGRTNSAWMIDLMMKEAVGPDATAEFWQQFKDNYVTRKDIDFIANQGANTIRLPFNYKLFCDEDYMGQTGKKDGYARIDSVITWCKANNLYLILDMHDCPGGQTGDNIDDGHGYPWLFESEKCQQQFCNIWREIAYRYRSETTILGYELMNEPIAHYFANKDSLYQLLQPVYKKAVEAIRQVDKNHIILLGGAHWNSFFWMLNDSTYDDKLMYTCHRYGGPATKEAITHYINFRDSINRPMYMGEFGHNTMEWQRDFVKVLKENNIGYTFWPYKKVDESCMMGIKRPKGWDSIVVKYAETSRNTYQEWREARPNQAQFRQLLKQFAENCRIENCKPQAEYIQSMGMGKLKKKGEKVRK